The Thalassotalea sp. 273M-4 genome includes a region encoding these proteins:
- the galE gene encoding UDP-glucose 4-epimerase GalE, giving the protein MSLLVTGGTGYIGSHTVVELLNTNQDIVIVDNLSNSSTKSLDRVKQITGKNVTFIEADICDKDAMEQVFCEHDIDAVIHFAGLKAVGESTQIPLSYYHNNVTGTIVLLEVMAKHNVKKMVFSSSATVYGENNTSPLNENMPTSATNPYGQTKLMIEHILFDLAKSDQSWKIISLRYFNPIGAHESGLIGENPNGIPNNLLPYVSQVAVGRLKQLQVFGNDYDTVDGTGVRDYIHVVDLALAHLKAVAALDSLPGCTAINVGTGNGTSVLEIVEKFKQISNVDIPYKICPRRPGDIATVFAKADLAHELLAWQAERGLEDMIADTWRWQSNNPNGFE; this is encoded by the coding sequence ATGAGTTTATTAGTGACCGGCGGAACCGGTTATATCGGTAGCCATACGGTTGTAGAACTGCTGAACACCAACCAAGATATTGTTATAGTTGATAATTTATCAAACTCTTCGACCAAATCATTAGACCGAGTTAAGCAAATCACCGGTAAAAACGTTACCTTTATCGAAGCTGATATTTGTGACAAAGATGCTATGGAGCAAGTCTTTTGTGAGCATGACATTGATGCGGTGATCCACTTTGCTGGTTTAAAAGCCGTTGGCGAGTCGACCCAAATTCCATTAAGCTATTACCATAATAATGTTACCGGAACGATTGTGTTGCTCGAGGTTATGGCAAAACACAATGTAAAAAAGATGGTCTTTAGCTCTTCAGCCACGGTCTATGGAGAGAATAATACCTCTCCACTAAATGAAAACATGCCCACATCGGCCACGAACCCTTATGGCCAAACGAAGCTTATGATTGAGCATATTTTATTTGATTTGGCCAAGTCAGATCAAAGCTGGAAAATTATTTCATTGCGCTACTTTAATCCCATTGGCGCTCATGAAAGTGGTTTGATAGGCGAAAATCCAAACGGCATTCCAAATAATTTATTACCTTATGTATCGCAAGTTGCGGTGGGGCGGTTAAAACAGTTACAAGTATTTGGTAATGATTATGACACGGTTGATGGCACTGGGGTTCGTGACTACATACACGTGGTTGACTTAGCGCTGGCGCATTTAAAAGCGGTTGCTGCACTGGACTCTTTACCTGGGTGTACAGCAATTAACGTGGGGACGGGGAACGGTACCTCTGTTTTAGAAATTGTTGAAAAATTCAAACAAATCAGCAACGTTGATATTCCTTATAAAATTTGTCCGCGCAGACCCGGCGATATTGCAACGGTATTTGCCAAAGCTGATTTAGCGCATGAATTGTTGGCATGGCAAGCTGAACGCGGTTTAGAAGACATGATCGCCGACACATGGCGCTGGCAATCAAATAACCCGAATGGATTTGAATAA
- the pepA gene encoding leucyl aminopeptidase, giving the protein MEFSVKSGSPEKQRSACIVVGVYEPRRLSAVAEQLDEISGGYISNLLRRGDLEGKSGQMLLLHQVPNILSERVLLVGCGKERELDERQYRQIISKTINTLNETGSMEAVCFLSELHVKGRDTYWKVRQAVEATQDCLYSFNTLKTRKEEPRRPLRKIVFNVPTRRELTLGERAINHGLGIAAGINVCKDVANLPPNICNPAYLAEQAQKLAADNEKVTTDIINEAMMEELGMGSYLAVGRGSDNESLMSVIKYQGGASDAKPIVLVGKGLTFDSGGISLKPGEGMDEMKYDMGGAAAVLGTMHALVQLNLPVNVIGVLAGCENMPDANAYRPGDILTTMSGQTVEVLNTDAEGRLVLCDALTYVERFDPEAVIDVATLTGACVIALGAHATGLLSTHNPLAHELLNASDQSGDRAWRLPLWDDYQDQLESPFADFTNLGGRPAGTITAACFLSRFTKKYHWAHLDIAGTAWRGGAKKGSTGRPVSMLTQYLLNRTGQEQGE; this is encoded by the coding sequence ATGGAGTTCAGTGTAAAAAGTGGCAGTCCCGAAAAACAGCGTAGTGCCTGTATCGTCGTCGGTGTATATGAACCCCGTCGCTTATCTGCTGTCGCTGAACAACTGGATGAAATCAGTGGTGGTTACATCTCAAACCTTTTACGTCGAGGCGATTTAGAAGGTAAATCCGGTCAAATGCTGTTGTTACACCAAGTACCGAATATTTTGAGTGAGCGCGTTTTACTTGTTGGTTGTGGCAAGGAACGAGAATTGGACGAGCGTCAATATCGTCAAATCATCAGTAAAACCATTAACACACTTAACGAAACCGGCTCAATGGAAGCCGTATGCTTCTTATCGGAATTGCATGTTAAAGGTCGTGATACTTATTGGAAAGTAAGACAAGCTGTAGAAGCAACACAAGATTGTTTATACAGTTTTAATACCTTAAAAACTCGCAAAGAAGAACCTAGACGTCCACTGCGTAAAATCGTTTTCAACGTGCCGACACGTCGCGAACTAACCCTAGGTGAGCGTGCCATTAACCATGGCTTAGGTATCGCTGCGGGGATTAACGTGTGTAAAGACGTGGCTAACTTACCGCCAAATATTTGTAATCCAGCTTATCTTGCCGAACAAGCTCAAAAACTTGCAGCCGATAACGAAAAAGTGACAACAGATATTATTAACGAAGCGATGATGGAAGAATTGGGCATGGGCTCTTATCTTGCCGTTGGCCGTGGTAGTGACAATGAATCACTGATGAGTGTGATCAAATATCAAGGTGGTGCAAGCGACGCCAAACCAATTGTCTTAGTCGGTAAAGGATTAACATTCGATTCAGGTGGTATTTCATTAAAACCAGGCGAAGGCATGGATGAAATGAAATACGATATGGGTGGCGCAGCGGCTGTTCTTGGTACCATGCATGCGTTAGTTCAATTAAACTTGCCAGTCAATGTGATTGGGGTATTAGCTGGGTGTGAGAACATGCCTGATGCAAATGCCTACCGTCCAGGTGATATTTTAACAACCATGTCGGGGCAAACGGTTGAAGTCCTTAACACCGATGCAGAAGGTCGTTTGGTATTATGTGACGCATTGACCTATGTAGAGCGCTTTGATCCCGAAGCCGTTATCGATGTAGCGACGTTAACAGGCGCTTGTGTGATTGCCTTAGGTGCGCATGCAACGGGCTTGTTAAGTACACATAATCCATTGGCTCATGAGCTATTAAATGCCTCGGATCAAAGTGGAGATCGCGCATGGCGCTTACCGTTATGGGATGATTATCAAGATCAATTGGAAAGCCCATTTGCCGATTTTACCAATTTAGGTGGCCGCCCTGCAGGCACCATTACAGCAGCATGCTTCTTATCAAGATTCACCAAGAAATACCACTGGGCTCATCTTGATATCGCAGGAACAGCCTGGCGTGGTGGTGCGAAAAAAGGCTCTACCGGTCGCCCTGTTAGCATGTTAACTCAATACTTGTTAAACCGAACTGGTCAGGAGCAAGGCGAGTAG
- a CDS encoding valine--tRNA ligase translates to MEKTFNPSQTEQALYSSWEEKGYFSPTGQGDGYCIAIPPPNVTGSLHMGHAFQQTIMDTLIRYQRMQGKNTLWQVGTDHAGIATQMVVERKIAAEENKTRHDYGREAFIDKIWEWKEHSGGTIGGQMRRLGNSIDWSRERFTMDEGMSNAVQEVFVRLYQEDLIYRGKRLVNWDPKLHTAISDLEVENKDKKGHMWHFRYPLADGVKTADGKDYIVVATTRPETVLGDTGVAVNPADERYKDLIGKDILLPIVNRRIPIVGDDHADMEKGTGCVKITPAHDFNDNEVGKRHALPQINIFDRDAAILAKAQVFDTNGEESDVYSDALPAQYAGLDRFAARKLIVEEFEQAGLLDEIKDHELTVPYGDRSGVVIEPYLTDQWYVRAAPLAKPAVAAVENGDIEFVPKQYENMYFSWMRDIQDWCISRQLWWGHRIPAWYDKQGNVYVGRSEDEVRANHNLDASIELNQDNDVLDTWFSSALWTFSTLGWPDKTDALKQFHSTDVLVTGFDIIFFWVARMIMMTMHFVKDEDGTPQVPFKKVYVTGLIRDENGDKMSKSKGNVIDPLDMIDGISLDDLLQKRTGNMMQPQLAKKITKLTQKEFPNGIEAHGTDALRFTLTSVASTGRDISWDMKRLEGYRNFTNKLWNASRYVLMNTEEHDCGKNGGEMEFSLADRWIQGQFQQTVKAVHEAFDTFRFDIASQALYEFTWNQFCDWYLELTKPVLFKGSEAQQRGTRYTLVNTLEALLRLMHPIMPFITETIWQRVEKVASVESQGDSIMIQAFPQYDASQVDEQAIADLEWVKSFIIAIRNIRGEMDIAPSKPLPVLLKHINAQDSRRLEENKTFLSALAKLESIDILGDDEKGPASATAVIGDMSVMIPMAGLIDVEAELARLSKAIEKLEKEVQRTRGKLNNENFVGKAPQAVIEKEKQKLAENESMMQTLAEQKASIANM, encoded by the coding sequence ATGGAAAAAACATTTAATCCTTCTCAAACAGAACAGGCCCTTTATTCTTCGTGGGAAGAAAAAGGCTATTTTAGCCCGACCGGACAAGGTGACGGATATTGCATTGCGATCCCACCACCAAACGTAACCGGCAGTTTGCATATGGGGCATGCGTTCCAACAAACCATAATGGATACCCTCATTCGTTATCAGCGTATGCAAGGCAAAAATACCTTATGGCAAGTGGGTACTGACCACGCTGGTATCGCGACCCAAATGGTGGTTGAGCGTAAAATAGCCGCCGAAGAAAACAAAACTCGCCACGATTATGGGCGTGAAGCTTTTATCGACAAAATCTGGGAGTGGAAAGAGCACTCTGGTGGCACTATTGGTGGTCAAATGCGTCGCCTTGGTAATTCAATCGATTGGAGCCGTGAGCGTTTTACCATGGATGAGGGCATGAGCAATGCCGTTCAAGAAGTGTTTGTTCGCTTATACCAAGAAGACCTCATTTATCGTGGTAAGCGCTTGGTCAACTGGGATCCTAAATTACACACCGCCATTTCTGACTTAGAAGTTGAAAACAAAGACAAAAAAGGCCATATGTGGCATTTTCGTTACCCATTAGCCGATGGTGTAAAAACAGCGGATGGTAAAGACTACATTGTGGTGGCCACTACCCGCCCAGAAACCGTATTAGGTGACACGGGTGTTGCGGTTAATCCAGCGGATGAACGATATAAAGACCTAATTGGTAAAGATATTTTATTACCGATTGTTAATCGTCGTATTCCAATTGTTGGTGATGACCACGCCGATATGGAAAAAGGCACAGGTTGTGTAAAAATCACCCCTGCCCACGATTTCAACGATAATGAAGTGGGTAAGCGTCATGCCCTACCACAAATCAATATTTTTGATCGAGACGCGGCTATTCTAGCGAAAGCGCAAGTTTTTGATACCAACGGCGAAGAAAGTGACGTATACAGTGATGCGTTACCAGCCCAATATGCCGGCCTTGATCGTTTTGCAGCGCGTAAGTTGATTGTTGAAGAATTTGAACAAGCTGGTTTACTAGATGAAATCAAAGACCACGAATTGACAGTGCCTTATGGTGATCGTTCTGGTGTGGTCATCGAACCATATCTAACCGACCAATGGTATGTGCGCGCGGCACCTTTAGCCAAACCTGCGGTAGCAGCGGTTGAAAATGGTGACATTGAATTTGTTCCTAAACAATATGAAAACATGTACTTTTCTTGGATGCGTGACATTCAAGACTGGTGTATTTCACGTCAGCTTTGGTGGGGACACCGGATTCCGGCATGGTACGACAAACAAGGGAATGTATATGTTGGTCGCAGCGAAGACGAAGTACGTGCCAACCACAATTTAGATGCTTCGATTGAACTTAACCAAGACAACGATGTACTCGATACTTGGTTTTCATCGGCACTTTGGACTTTTTCGACTCTTGGCTGGCCAGACAAAACCGACGCTTTAAAGCAATTCCATTCAACCGATGTGTTGGTCACAGGTTTTGATATTATTTTCTTCTGGGTTGCTCGCATGATCATGATGACCATGCACTTTGTCAAAGACGAAGACGGTACCCCACAAGTGCCATTTAAAAAGGTGTATGTAACCGGTCTTATTCGCGATGAAAATGGCGACAAGATGAGTAAATCAAAAGGTAATGTTATTGATCCTCTGGACATGATTGATGGTATTTCGTTAGACGATTTACTGCAAAAACGTACCGGCAATATGATGCAGCCTCAGCTAGCGAAGAAAATCACTAAGCTGACCCAAAAAGAATTTCCAAATGGCATTGAAGCACACGGCACCGATGCACTGCGTTTCACCCTAACATCGGTAGCCTCAACTGGTCGTGATATCAGTTGGGATATGAAGCGCTTAGAAGGTTACCGTAACTTTACCAATAAGTTATGGAACGCCAGCCGTTATGTTTTAATGAATACCGAAGAGCATGACTGTGGTAAAAATGGCGGCGAAATGGAGTTTTCATTGGCTGATCGTTGGATTCAAGGTCAATTTCAACAAACAGTTAAGGCCGTTCATGAAGCGTTTGATACTTTCCGTTTTGATATCGCATCACAAGCTTTGTATGAGTTTACTTGGAACCAGTTCTGTGACTGGTACTTAGAGCTTACCAAACCGGTATTATTTAAAGGTTCTGAAGCTCAGCAACGCGGTACTCGCTATACATTGGTGAACACCCTAGAAGCCTTACTTCGCCTGATGCACCCTATTATGCCTTTCATCACGGAAACGATTTGGCAGCGTGTTGAAAAAGTAGCGAGTGTTGAAAGCCAAGGTGATAGCATCATGATCCAAGCCTTTCCGCAATATGATGCTTCTCAAGTGGATGAACAAGCGATTGCCGACTTAGAGTGGGTTAAAAGCTTTATTATCGCGATTCGCAACATACGTGGCGAAATGGACATAGCGCCAAGCAAACCGTTACCAGTACTGTTAAAGCATATCAACGCTCAAGACAGCCGTCGTCTAGAAGAAAACAAGACCTTCTTGTCTGCTCTGGCAAAATTAGAGTCTATCGACATCCTTGGTGATGATGAGAAAGGCCCTGCGTCAGCGACCGCAGTGATTGGCGATATGAGTGTGATGATCCCTATGGCGGGCCTTATCGACGTAGAAGCAGAACTTGCTCGACTTTCTAAAGCCATTGAAAAGCTTGAAAAAGAAGTTCAGCGTACACGTGGCAAGCTAAACAATGAAAACTTTGTTGGTAAAGCGCCTCAGGCGGTTATTGAGAAAGAAAAGCAAAAACTTGCTGAGAACGAATCAATGATGCAAACCTTGGCTGAGCAAAAAGCATCAATAGCCAATATGTAA
- a CDS encoding DHHA1 domain-containing protein produces MHFDVFNGDADGIMSLVQLRLAEPQESILITGVKRDIALLEQVNPESASSVTVLDISMEKNSEALTTILHAQVPVRYFDHHRIGQEIHSPLLSSHINTSADVCTGLLVNDYLHAKHYLWAIASAFGDNLDAVAMRHCALHGIEQSLAEQLKSLGTLVNYNGYGRYIEDLHFHPADLFKQLLACETPVNLFNQGYSVYHQLQDAYQQDMARAQSAQVLYNSSVCKVVSLDDQPWARRVSGVFSNQLANNAPDKAHAVLTKNVDDSYTVSVRAPLNDKQGADEVCVQFTTGGGRAGAAGINALPQEQVERFISTLENYYN; encoded by the coding sequence ATGCATTTTGATGTTTTTAATGGTGACGCTGATGGCATCATGTCTTTAGTTCAGTTGCGTTTAGCTGAACCGCAAGAATCTATTTTAATTACTGGAGTGAAACGTGATATTGCTTTACTAGAGCAAGTTAACCCTGAATCTGCTTCTAGCGTGACTGTGCTTGATATTTCTATGGAAAAGAACAGTGAAGCATTGACCACGATTTTACACGCCCAGGTACCGGTACGTTACTTTGATCATCATCGTATCGGACAAGAGATCCATTCCCCATTATTGAGTAGCCATATTAATACTTCAGCCGATGTCTGCACAGGCTTGTTGGTTAATGATTACTTACATGCTAAGCATTATTTATGGGCAATAGCTTCGGCATTTGGCGATAATTTAGATGCTGTTGCCATGCGCCATTGTGCGCTACATGGAATTGAGCAATCACTGGCAGAGCAATTAAAAAGCCTAGGGACGTTAGTAAACTACAACGGCTATGGGCGTTACATTGAAGATTTGCATTTTCATCCGGCCGATTTATTTAAGCAATTACTGGCCTGCGAAACCCCTGTAAACTTGTTTAATCAAGGTTACTCGGTTTACCATCAACTGCAAGACGCATACCAGCAAGATATGGCCAGAGCCCAAAGTGCGCAGGTGCTGTATAACAGCTCTGTTTGCAAAGTAGTGTCACTTGATGACCAACCTTGGGCCAGACGTGTGAGTGGCGTCTTTAGTAATCAGTTAGCGAATAATGCGCCCGATAAAGCACACGCCGTGTTGACCAAAAATGTCGATGATTCCTACACTGTGAGTGTGCGCGCACCGCTTAATGATAAGCAAGGAGCCGACGAGGTTTGTGTTCAATTCACTACCGGAGGTGGGCGTGCAGGGGCGGCAGGCATTAATGCTTTACCACAAGAACAAGTAGAACGCTTTATTTCTACATTAGAAAATTATTATAATTAA
- a CDS encoding peptide MFS transporter, whose protein sequence is MSSSNQGTLFGHPKGLFLLFGTEMWERMSYYGMRGIFVLYLVAFASSFGWDMAYFGIDPSAPDAQKLYDIAIQSEALGILGIYALFVYVTPVLGGWMADNVWGQRKSIIVGGLLMMLGQFSLGTPHHLIPGMETTFLWLGLFLLIMGNGFFKPNISTMVGDLYTEGDKRRDAAFTIFYMGINLGSILGYLVVGTIGEKINYQYGFLAAGVGMLLGVLLQLALANKYLGNVGVEPSAKKNNSTDTPNAPLTTEERDRVKVILIMSFFTIIFWLGFEQAAGSMNLFAKYKTDLVFFGWEMPASWLQTVNPIFVIILAPIFAAIWLKLGEAEPNSPRKFSLGMFFLGLGFISMVMAALQIGDSETAKAHVIWLVLAYLFHTMGELCLSPIGLSMVSKLAPLKYTSLLMGMWFLFSGLGNYLAAWVGQMVGETGPLQAFAGVAIMAFIAGILLWLLSDKLVDWMHGAEDSHPENLEARVEEEIAVTATHEGISDKH, encoded by the coding sequence ATGTCTAGTTCAAATCAAGGCACCCTATTCGGGCACCCGAAAGGGCTATTCCTACTCTTTGGTACAGAGATGTGGGAACGAATGAGTTACTACGGTATGCGTGGTATTTTTGTACTTTATCTAGTGGCTTTTGCTAGCAGCTTTGGCTGGGACATGGCCTATTTTGGCATCGACCCAAGCGCCCCAGATGCCCAAAAGCTATACGACATAGCAATTCAATCTGAAGCACTAGGTATCTTAGGTATCTATGCCTTGTTTGTTTACGTAACCCCAGTTCTTGGCGGGTGGATGGCCGATAACGTATGGGGCCAGCGTAAGTCAATCATCGTTGGTGGCTTACTGATGATGCTAGGTCAATTCAGCTTAGGTACCCCACACCACCTAATTCCTGGTATGGAAACAACCTTCCTTTGGCTAGGTCTTTTCTTACTGATCATGGGTAATGGTTTCTTCAAGCCAAATATCTCGACCATGGTAGGTGACCTATACACCGAAGGTGATAAACGTCGTGATGCCGCCTTTACCATTTTCTACATGGGTATTAACTTAGGTTCTATCTTAGGTTACTTAGTTGTTGGTACTATTGGTGAAAAGATTAACTACCAATACGGTTTCTTAGCCGCCGGTGTCGGTATGCTATTAGGTGTGCTTTTACAACTGGCTTTGGCGAATAAATACCTTGGTAATGTAGGTGTTGAACCGTCAGCGAAGAAAAATAACTCAACAGATACACCAAATGCGCCATTAACAACTGAAGAGCGTGATCGCGTTAAAGTTATCTTAATCATGTCGTTCTTTACCATTATTTTCTGGTTAGGTTTTGAGCAAGCTGCCGGTTCAATGAACTTGTTTGCTAAATATAAAACCGACTTAGTTTTCTTTGGTTGGGAAATGCCAGCGTCCTGGCTACAAACGGTTAACCCTATTTTTGTAATCATCTTAGCGCCAATTTTTGCCGCGATTTGGTTAAAATTGGGAGAAGCCGAACCGAACTCACCGAGAAAGTTTTCTTTAGGTATGTTCTTCCTAGGCCTTGGTTTTATCTCTATGGTCATGGCCGCATTGCAAATTGGCGATTCTGAAACGGCAAAAGCGCATGTTATTTGGTTGGTTCTTGCTTACTTATTTCATACCATGGGTGAGCTTTGCTTGTCACCAATTGGTCTGTCTATGGTAAGTAAATTAGCCCCACTTAAGTACACCTCGTTATTAATGGGTATGTGGTTCTTATTCTCAGGTTTAGGTAATTACCTTGCCGCTTGGGTTGGTCAAATGGTTGGTGAAACCGGTCCACTACAAGCGTTTGCTGGTGTTGCTATCATGGCCTTTATCGCAGGTATCTTGTTATGGTTACTCAGTGACAAACTGGTTGACTGGATGCACGGCGCAGAAGATAGCCATCCTGAAAATCTGGAAGCACGTGTAGAAGAAGAAATTGCGGTAACAGCAACTCATGAAGGTATTTCTGACAAGCACTAA
- a CDS encoding DNA polymerase III subunit chi, whose product MPKQVVFHLLAKETADDANQALLQWACELAAEQFRAHKRVFIYTDDQQTAHAVDELLWSFDSQSFVPHNLPGEDSHKGSPVEISWQPPINHRHILINLSSKVPTFATQFSQILDFVPAAEELTKLARLRYRQYQQTGFELQTRTATQAA is encoded by the coding sequence ATGCCAAAGCAGGTTGTGTTTCATCTGTTAGCCAAAGAAACTGCCGACGACGCGAATCAAGCCCTATTACAATGGGCTTGTGAATTAGCCGCAGAGCAGTTTAGAGCGCACAAACGTGTATTTATTTATACTGATGACCAACAAACAGCACATGCGGTGGACGAGCTACTCTGGTCGTTTGACTCGCAAAGCTTTGTTCCGCATAACCTGCCGGGCGAGGATTCACATAAAGGATCGCCAGTTGAGATAAGCTGGCAACCACCAATAAATCATCGCCATATATTAATTAATTTAAGTAGTAAGGTTCCAACCTTTGCTACTCAGTTTTCTCAAATTTTAGACTTTGTACCTGCTGCGGAAGAATTGACGAAACTCGCCAGATTAAGGTATCGACAATACCAACAAACTGGCTTTGAATTGCAAACCCGTACAGCTACTCAAGCAGCGTAG
- the lptF gene encoding LPS export ABC transporter permease LptF → MIIFRYLLNEVSRTQLGVFLVLMTIFVSQKFVRILGDASEGGIPGQMVMTFIGLTVPHLIGLLLPLSLFLGILLAYGRIYADNEMSVLHACGVSEWYVVRVTLVAALFTAMITGLFTLYLSPYAAEQEYQVKEELSKDVGLSSLISGRFQKTSDEKAVIFVHSIEDKNALKKVFVAHLPEDLETETNSSVSLIYASSGQIVEMEDGAQRLILENGNRYEKSAQHNTFNMVNFGKYEMQIQDQKAEYKRRKLEALPTLTLLNDTSKEAIAEVQWRFAFPISVFILTLIAVPLSVVNPRQGKFAKMFPALLLFLGYFLALTSARSAVEDGVIATQVGLWPIHLIALFLGWSLLLKSRESGKKIKAKFGRGKK, encoded by the coding sequence GTGATTATTTTTCGATATTTATTAAACGAAGTCAGTCGAACACAGCTTGGTGTTTTTCTGGTCTTAATGACCATTTTCGTCAGTCAAAAATTTGTTCGTATTCTCGGAGACGCATCAGAAGGTGGGATCCCCGGGCAAATGGTAATGACCTTTATTGGCTTAACCGTACCTCATTTAATTGGGCTTTTATTACCCTTAAGTTTATTTTTAGGTATTTTATTGGCTTATGGTCGAATATACGCCGATAACGAAATGTCAGTTCTGCATGCCTGTGGGGTGAGTGAGTGGTACGTTGTGCGGGTCACCCTAGTTGCCGCCTTGTTTACAGCCATGATCACAGGGTTATTTACTTTATACTTGTCACCTTATGCGGCTGAGCAGGAATACCAAGTTAAAGAAGAGTTATCAAAAGATGTTGGTTTGTCTTCTCTTATCTCTGGACGATTCCAAAAAACCAGTGATGAGAAAGCGGTGATTTTTGTTCACTCTATTGAAGATAAAAATGCGCTTAAAAAAGTCTTCGTTGCCCATCTACCGGAAGACTTAGAAACCGAAACTAACTCTTCAGTCAGTCTTATTTATGCCTCGTCTGGACAAATTGTCGAGATGGAGGATGGCGCGCAAAGATTGATCCTAGAAAACGGTAACCGTTATGAAAAAAGTGCGCAACACAACACTTTTAATATGGTTAATTTCGGCAAGTATGAAATGCAAATTCAAGATCAAAAAGCCGAATATAAACGTCGTAAATTAGAAGCTTTGCCGACGCTAACCTTATTAAATGATACGTCCAAAGAAGCGATTGCTGAAGTTCAGTGGCGATTCGCTTTTCCAATATCGGTATTTATTCTAACTCTGATCGCGGTGCCGTTAAGTGTGGTCAATCCAAGGCAAGGTAAATTCGCCAAAATGTTTCCTGCTTTATTGCTGTTTTTAGGTTACTTTTTAGCCCTTACCAGTGCTCGCTCTGCGGTCGAAGATGGGGTGATTGCAACTCAAGTTGGTTTATGGCCTATTCACCTAATAGCTTTGTTTTTAGGCTGGAGTTTGCTGTTAAAGAGTCGAGAAAGCGGTAAAAAAATCAAGGCTAAATTTGGTCGAGGTAAGAAGTAA